The segment GCGGCGGACGGGGATCTCCATCGGGGAGATCGACCGGGTGGAGCTGAATGAAGCCTTTGCCGCCCAGGCTCTCGCCTGCATCCGGGAGTTGGACTTGGATCCGGCCCGGGTGAATGTCAACGGCGGCGCCATCGCCCTGGGACATCCCCTGGGAGCCAGCGGCACCCGCATCTTGACCACACTGGTCCATGAATTGAGAAGATGCCGGGGCCGGTATGGTCTGGCCACGATGTGCATCGGGGTCGGGCAGGGGATCGCCACACTGGTGGAGCGGATCGAAGTATAGAAAAGTAGTTAAATCGCAGCGGCAACCGGGGGCCGGAGAGTGGGGAGAAGGACAGAAAAAAATCGGGCCCCGGAAGCACCCGCAATCAGAGGAGGAGAATCATGCTGAAGGAAGAGATAAAGATCAGGTTGCTGAAAGAGGAATACCGCCTGTTGATCGACGGTGAGCAGGTGGAGGCTTCTTCCAAAGAATGGTTTGACACGTATAATCCGGCGACGGGAGAAATGATCGCCCGCGTGGCCAGGGGAACGAGAGAAGATGTGGACCGGGCGGTGGCCGCCGCCAGACACGCCCTGGAAAAAAGCAAATGGGCCAAGTGGCCCGCTTCCCGGCGGGGGCAGATCTTGAACCGGGTGGCAGCCATCATGCGGGAACGCTTTGAGGATCTGGTCAAGCTGGAAGTGCTGAACAGCGGCAAATCTCTGTCAGCCGCCCAGGGACAGGTACACCAGGCGATCGAGGATTTTGAGATGTACGCCGGGGCCGTTCACACCCTGTCCGGGGAATCCAAACCCGTTCCCAACGGTTTTTTGAACTACACGCGGAAGGAGCCTGTCGGGATCTGCGCCCAGATTGTTCCCTGGAACTATCCGCTGATGATGGCCGCCTGGAAGATCGCCCCGGCCCTGGCCGCCGGATGCACCATCGTCTTGAAACCGGCCACCCTGACCCCGTTGACGGCTTATGCATTGGCCGAGATTTGCCATGAGGCGGGAGTGCCCGCAGGTGTGCTCAATGTGGTGACCGGCAGTGGATCGGAGATCGGAGCCTACCTGGTGGAACATCCGGGAGTGGACAAAGTGGCCTTCACCGGGGAGACCGGCACCGGGAAAGATATTATGAAGGGGGCGTCAGCCACCCTGAAGCGGGTCACCCTGGAGCTGGGCGGAAAGTCTCCCAACCTGGTCTTTGCCGATGCGGATCTCGATGCCGCCGTGGACGGTTCCGTCTTCGGAATCTATTACAATACGGGGATGTCCTGCGAAGCCCGTTCCCGTCTGTTTGTCCATGAATCCATCTATGACGCCTTTGTGGAGAAATTCGTGGAAAAGACCAAAAAGCTGAAACTGGGTGACACTTTCAGCAAAGAGACTCATGTGGGGGCAGTCATCTCCGCCGCACAGTGGGAGACGATCGACTCTTATGTCCAACTGGCCCGGGAAGAGGGGGCCCAAGTTCTCTGTGGCGGCGGCAGGCCGGAGGGGGAAGAGTTTAAGAAAGGACACTGGTATCTGCCGACGGTGTTGGTCGATGTCACCAATGAGATGCGGGTGGCCCAAGAGGAGATTTTCGGTCCGGTGGTGGTCATTATCAAGTTCAGTGATGAAAAAGAGGCGATCCGCCAGGCCAATGATAATATCTACGGTTTGGCCGCCGCTCTCTGGACCCGGGATTTCGGCCGGGCGCATCGGGTGGCCGCCCAATTGAAGGCGGGAACGGTGATGATCAACAATCCCTTCTCCGCCATGCCGGGCCTTCCCTTCGGCGGCTACAAACAATCCGGTTTCGGCCGGGAATTGGCGCTGGAAACCCTCGAATTGTATACCGAAACCAAAAGTGTCAACGCTTACATCGGTTCCAAACCCCTGAATCCCTTTGGAGTGTGACCGATGAAACCGGGATTGAAACCGGGACACCGGGAACAGATGCAGGTGACGGTGACCGGGGAGATGACCGCTTCCTTCGGAGGAAAAGAGGTGCATCCGACCCTGTCCACGGTTGCCATGATCTACTACATGGAATGGGTGGGACGCCAAGTGATCCTCCCCTTTCTGGAAGAGGGGGAGGAAGGGGTGGGCAGTGAGATCTCCATCCAACACCGGGCGCCTGCACCTGTGGGCAAGGAAGTCACCTTCACTGCCGAGGTCATTGAGGTGAATCCTCCCAAGGTGGTCTGTCGCGTCCGGGCGGAGCATGACAAATCCCTGGTCGGAGCAGGCACCTTTGTCCAGGCCATCCTGCCCAAACAGGGGATCTTGGAGCGGATCAGACAGATGGAATAGGGGAAAAGCCGGGACATCCAATCCCGGCTTTTTCAATAAATGGGACCCTCGGAATCCCGACTGTCCTGTCCCATCTGGAGCAGGCCCAGTTGCTCGATCTGTTTTTTGGTATCAGGAGTTCCCAATTGATACACCATCTCATAAATTTGATTGTAGGTCTGATCGTATCCTTCGTTCTTCCCTGATTCGTTATAGTAGAGAAACGGGATATGAGCATTCCAAAAGGTTTGCATATCTCCGGTGGTCAGGCTGCCGAGGAGGGAATTCAGTTGGCGGACCTCACTTTCAGTCGCTTCAATTTCAAAGGCGTAGCTGGAATCTGTGGGCTGTTGCAGGATCTCCCCCATGATCTCTCCCGAGTTCAGTGCCACATAATACTTTTTCTTCAAGCCCATCGCTCCTCGATCCAAAAGGTGGGACACAAACTTTGTTTCTAGGTTGTCTGATCAGGTTTCAATTTATGCATGGGTGAATCTTCTCTCCAGGGTCGGAAATCAAATGATCCTCCACTTGTTCTATGACCCACCCGCCTGCCGCCCCATAGAGAAGATCAACCGGATTCATTGAGTCATGGATGATACTTACAGGGGAGTCCAGAAGCGAAGAAAAATCCGGCCTTTACAGGCATCTGAGTAATTGAATCGAAATCGGAGTTGAATGTCGTTTTTTATGTTGACATTGGTTTTGCTGCGTTATATAATAAAAAATGTCCTTGATGAGCTCGCCTTACACGATGCACAGGTTGTAAGGAAAACAACAGCAAAATAAGCAGATGAGCCGAAGTGGCGGAATTGGCAGACGCGCACGACTCAAAATCGTGTTCCTTCGGGAGTGTGGGTTCGAGTCCCACCTTCGGTACCATAAAACACAGGAAAGACGGGGAGTCTACGCTTTGACAGGCGTAAGGGTCCCCGTCTTTTTGCGTCTGAAAATAGTGCGTAAACGACGGGGGTTACGACAGGATCAATTAATATAAAATTGGCCCTCCGTAATTTCCTTGCTCCCCAATCAGCAACAGGCCTGTAATCCAAATCATGACCCCCTCCTTTTTTCCATATAGTTGGTAAGAGAACATAGTTGAGATCAGGGAGGATGAATATGCAATTTTACTATGGTCAACAGATGCCGTTGCGAATTTTGGATGAGGTGGAGTTCTGGAAATTGCAAGAGGAAGAGCATACGGTGGTCATTCGGGAGGCTCTGGATCATTTGGAAGAAGAATACGTGGATGCGCTGAAAAAATGGGAGCAAGCCTTGTCGGAGACTCATCAAAAAGCGGTCAGTTTCGTGGAATCGGTCAATCGCAGCCATTATGTCCGTAAACAACTTCACAATCAGGTGATCCAGCTGGTGACATACAGTTTGGATGAGAGTATGAAATTTATTGAACTGTGCCGTCAGATTAAAACTCACAGTTCGGCGACTAAGGATCGTCCGATCGCCAAAACGATACTGGATCATATCATCAGGGAATCGGAATACTTTATCGGCATTGCACGAACCGTTTTATACAGCAACAATCGTAGTTAAAGACATGGAGAAAAGGCCGCCCAGCGCATTAAACTCAAAATGAACAAAAAGCATTGTGATCTACTGCGTTTGAAGGCGGTCGGGATTGGGTTTCACATTGCGTTTTCGTTGTTCTGACGATCCAAAATCACTCCATGTGAAACCCAACCCTCCCTACATAGCGAGACCGGGGGCGAAAGCACCCTGGCGAGACTTGTACTGGTGAGTGCATAGCGTGACTGGGGTGCGAAGCGACCCTGGTACGACTTGTGCCCTATGGGTATAAACGTGTTTTTCACAACACTTCAAGACCTGATTGATCCAGACGCCAACTTGCTGTTTGACCTGAGATTTTGCGGTCACCCCGCCGCAATCCACATCAGTGTTTCACATAGCGGCCATAATCGGGAATGGCTCTACTGTCAAATTCCCTCACCAATTGATCCAGCCCTTCTGCCAGCTCTTTTCCGGACAGGGGATGCCCGTGGCCGGTCACCATGGCAGCGGGTTTTAACGCCGCCAGT is part of the Kroppenstedtia eburnea genome and harbors:
- a CDS encoding aldehyde dehydrogenase family protein — its product is MLKEEIKIRLLKEEYRLLIDGEQVEASSKEWFDTYNPATGEMIARVARGTREDVDRAVAAARHALEKSKWAKWPASRRGQILNRVAAIMRERFEDLVKLEVLNSGKSLSAAQGQVHQAIEDFEMYAGAVHTLSGESKPVPNGFLNYTRKEPVGICAQIVPWNYPLMMAAWKIAPALAAGCTIVLKPATLTPLTAYALAEICHEAGVPAGVLNVVTGSGSEIGAYLVEHPGVDKVAFTGETGTGKDIMKGASATLKRVTLELGGKSPNLVFADADLDAAVDGSVFGIYYNTGMSCEARSRLFVHESIYDAFVEKFVEKTKKLKLGDTFSKETHVGAVISAAQWETIDSYVQLAREEGAQVLCGGGRPEGEEFKKGHWYLPTVLVDVTNEMRVAQEEIFGPVVVIIKFSDEKEAIRQANDNIYGLAAALWTRDFGRAHRVAAQLKAGTVMINNPFSAMPGLPFGGYKQSGFGRELALETLELYTETKSVNAYIGSKPLNPFGV
- a CDS encoding thioesterase family protein, whose amino-acid sequence is MKPGLKPGHREQMQVTVTGEMTASFGGKEVHPTLSTVAMIYYMEWVGRQVILPFLEEGEEGVGSEISIQHRAPAPVGKEVTFTAEVIEVNPPKVVCRVRAEHDKSLVGAGTFVQAILPKQGILERIRQME
- a CDS encoding DUF2935 domain-containing protein, which codes for MQFYYGQQMPLRILDEVEFWKLQEEEHTVVIREALDHLEEEYVDALKKWEQALSETHQKAVSFVESVNRSHYVRKQLHNQVIQLVTYSLDESMKFIELCRQIKTHSSATKDRPIAKTILDHIIRESEYFIGIARTVLYSNNRS